ATAATTTGCAACAAAGGATGCACTTCATCACCGGCTATAACGACAATCTGCATGTTGCCATTGTCTTCAGCCACCAGTAATTTACCAGAAGCATTGGCGGTAATATTATCTACACCGGTTAAGACAGGGCAAAAATATAACGCAGCATTATAGATAATGTTGAGATTATTATTCCTGGTATCATACGACCAGACCCGATCATCTCCTTTCGTCGTAAAATAAACAATTCCCTGGTGGTACCAGATACCTTCTCCTCCATTGAAAGGTGTACTTTTTGCAACCTGTTTGCGTGTCGGTATGGTGATCGCTAATGGGTCTGGCAGGCTATGCCAGCGTAGTTCCTTGGTGTGCCCATCGATAGTCTCAGCAATCTCAAGAAAGCCATCATCAAGGTTAGGATAACCGGCCGCATTGAATGATCTTGCGGTATAGCGATATAAACAACCATCCGGTTGATCTTCGGTTAAATAAAGTTGTTTGTTTTCCGTATCGATTGCAATGGCTTCATGCCGAAATAGGCCCAGTGCATTTCTTGGCTGGGGAGCATTCTTTCCAAAAGGGTCGCATTCCCAGACCTGCCCCTTGTCGATTTCCTCACAGGATAGCCAGGTTTGCCAGGGGGTATGCCCGCCGGCACAATTTCGGGTCGTGTTTTTTAAAATTGAATAAGCATCCATTAATTCACCCTGTTGATTGAAGCGCAATGCACCGACTCCGCCCGCGTTATCCTCTAATTCACTATTGGAAACATAAATCCAGCCACCATT
This genomic window from Nitrosomonas cryotolerans ATCC 49181 contains:
- a CDS encoding alkaline phosphatase PhoX translates to MKNNSFNIKRRNLLKYSFMGLSAFVGSSLFLAPMKAASLSRASLGRLQPPDRNGVRLPKGFTSRIVASSGQNLFGYKWHSAPDGGATFATDNGGWIYVSNSELEDNAGGVGALRFNQQGELMDAYSILKNTTRNCAGGHTPWQTWLSCEEIDKGQVWECDPFGKNAPQPRNALGLFRHEAIAIDTENKQLYLTEDQPDGCLYRYTARSFNAAGYPNLDDGFLEIAETIDGHTKELRWHSLPDPLAITIPTRKQVAKSTPFNGGEGIWYHQGIVYFTTKGDDRVWSYDTRNNNLNIIYNAALYFCPVLTGVDNITANASGKLLVAEDNGNMQIVVIAGDEVHPLLQIIGHDRSEITGPAFSPDGSRLYFSSQRGRTGHSEDGMTFEITGPF